The Desulfosporosinus acidiphilus SJ4 genome has a window encoding:
- a CDS encoding tetratricopeptide repeat protein, whose amino-acid sequence MRKGKQRGFAIILVSLITIAMVGSGFAMFFGSSGIQVPNQNSAGNSVAADYQAAKARLADLAERAKKDPSNIALQTDLGNEYYDAGSAAETAAPSEAAENYKHAVEAYQNVLKINKDPNVMVDMATAAFKSGQNGLAETTYQEALSIKPDFVNGLVNYGIFLAYAKNDLAGAVAQWQKAQKAAPTGTVKDQIAAMISQAQSQMKGSNTAANGITNPNPALKNGASTPSPTGK is encoded by the coding sequence GTGAGGAAAGGTAAACAACGGGGATTTGCGATCATTCTGGTGAGTCTTATCACGATTGCTATGGTAGGTTCGGGCTTTGCTATGTTTTTTGGCAGCAGCGGAATTCAGGTTCCGAATCAGAACTCGGCAGGCAATTCCGTTGCTGCGGATTATCAGGCTGCGAAGGCCCGCTTGGCGGATTTGGCCGAGAGAGCTAAGAAGGATCCGAGCAATATTGCGTTGCAAACAGATCTTGGCAATGAATATTATGATGCGGGTTCGGCGGCGGAAACAGCAGCGCCCTCTGAGGCTGCTGAAAATTATAAACATGCGGTGGAAGCCTATCAGAATGTTCTTAAGATAAATAAGGATCCCAATGTTATGGTTGACATGGCAACAGCAGCCTTTAAAAGCGGGCAAAATGGTTTAGCCGAAACGACGTATCAAGAAGCCTTAAGCATTAAGCCGGATTTTGTTAATGGCTTAGTGAATTATGGCATATTTCTCGCCTATGCCAAAAACGATTTGGCAGGGGCTGTCGCACAATGGCAAAAGGCTCAGAAGGCAGCTCCCACTGGTACAGTGAAGGATCAAATTGCTGCCATGATCAGTCAGGCTCAAAGTCAAATGAAAGGGTCTAATACGGCTGCTAACGGTATTACAAATCCAAATCCAGCGCTAAAAAACGGTGCTTCAACTCCTTCGCCTACGGGCAAGTAG
- a CDS encoding molybdopterin-containing oxidoreductase family protein has protein sequence MTMVRSACPLNCPDGCAFLVEKRENSLLIKGDPANNITKGFICSKGQALGKRVFSPDRLKFPLLRQGQRWERVSWDQAYLLLTEAIKKTLDDVGPWGIFHHYDYGSNGVLRELDQRFFQALGGVTEPRGSMCWGAGYQAQELDFGGVFSNSWEDLEDAKTIVLWGRDPAVTNVHLIPHLLGAKKRGARVLVINPIRVKSAEFADEYYQVRPGTDGALALGLSHIILRERWQDTLFIQNYIQGFEGFARRAKEFFPEKVAAITGVGVTQLTQLARAVSHAGPVSIILGYGLQRYIKGGNAVRAIDGLAAISGNIGWAGAGVHYAHQYHQGKMNSVLLPPERYRSRTYPHPILAEELLKADPAIQLAVVTRSNPLVQQPNSQLWRDLWRKIPFKVVIDTVLTETARQSDLVLPAATIFEEEDLVKTSWSPLIHYAQKVLEPQGEVQAEPVIFTELAKRLGIEKDFPYASSREWLEFVLQPLSETYEISLDKLAQGPVYAPYIPKVAWENKDFKTPSGKIELSSELDLADLGEAVEFPYHLLTPHPGNAMHSQFHQDEGFKVFLHPDLAEKFRLNHGDQAIVETAYGQLVAAVVLSEDIHPETVVLPEGTTSEGLGVNQLILGKCSDIGESTCYYEMRCQIRKWYLD, from the coding sequence ATGACGATGGTACGTTCAGCGTGTCCCTTAAATTGTCCTGATGGATGTGCTTTTCTGGTTGAGAAGAGGGAAAATAGTCTTCTTATCAAGGGGGATCCCGCAAACAATATTACGAAGGGATTTATCTGCTCTAAAGGTCAGGCGTTAGGAAAACGTGTCTTTTCGCCGGATCGCTTGAAATTTCCCCTCTTAAGGCAAGGGCAGCGGTGGGAAAGGGTGAGTTGGGATCAAGCTTACCTTCTCCTGACGGAAGCGATTAAAAAAACATTGGATGATGTAGGGCCTTGGGGGATTTTTCATCATTACGATTATGGCAGCAATGGCGTTCTCCGGGAACTGGACCAAAGGTTTTTCCAAGCCTTGGGCGGTGTTACGGAACCTCGGGGGAGTATGTGCTGGGGAGCCGGTTACCAGGCTCAAGAATTAGATTTTGGCGGGGTTTTTTCTAATTCGTGGGAGGATTTAGAAGATGCCAAGACTATTGTGCTCTGGGGAAGAGACCCGGCGGTAACAAATGTTCATCTTATCCCCCATTTATTGGGGGCTAAGAAGCGGGGAGCCCGTGTCCTAGTGATCAATCCAATTCGAGTTAAGAGTGCGGAGTTCGCAGATGAGTATTATCAGGTTCGGCCCGGTACGGACGGGGCCTTAGCCTTAGGCTTAAGTCATATTATTTTGCGCGAACGCTGGCAGGATACTCTCTTTATTCAAAACTATATCCAGGGATTTGAAGGGTTTGCGAGAAGAGCCAAGGAGTTTTTCCCCGAGAAAGTGGCAGCTATAACAGGCGTCGGCGTCACTCAGTTGACCCAGCTGGCAAGAGCCGTGAGTCATGCTGGCCCCGTGTCCATTATTTTAGGCTACGGGCTTCAGCGCTATATCAAAGGGGGAAATGCGGTTCGGGCTATTGACGGCTTGGCGGCTATCAGCGGAAATATTGGCTGGGCAGGTGCAGGAGTGCATTATGCCCATCAGTACCATCAGGGAAAAATGAATTCTGTGCTGCTTCCTCCCGAACGCTATCGGTCAAGAACTTACCCCCACCCGATACTTGCAGAGGAACTCCTGAAGGCAGATCCGGCTATTCAACTGGCAGTGGTGACCCGTTCCAATCCATTGGTTCAACAGCCAAACTCTCAGCTTTGGCGAGATCTTTGGCGGAAGATTCCCTTTAAGGTCGTTATAGATACTGTTTTAACGGAAACAGCTCGTCAGTCGGATTTAGTTCTGCCGGCAGCGACAATTTTTGAAGAAGAGGATTTAGTTAAAACCTCATGGAGTCCCCTAATTCATTATGCTCAAAAAGTCCTTGAGCCCCAGGGAGAAGTCCAGGCAGAGCCTGTGATCTTCACAGAGTTGGCGAAGAGATTGGGGATAGAAAAGGATTTTCCCTATGCTTCGTCCAGAGAGTGGCTGGAATTTGTCCTCCAACCGTTAAGTGAAACGTATGAGATTTCTCTTGATAAGCTTGCTCAAGGACCGGTCTATGCTCCCTATATACCTAAAGTTGCCTGGGAGAACAAGGATTTTAAAACTCCCAGCGGGAAAATCGAACTCTCTTCAGAGCTAGATCTGGCAGACCTGGGAGAAGCAGTTGAATTCCCTTACCATCTGCTCACTCCTCATCCCGGCAATGCTATGCATTCTCAGTTTCATCAGGACGAGGGTTTTAAGGTCTTCCTCCATCCAGATTTAGCTGAGAAATTCCGCCTCAATCACGGTGATCAGGCCATCGTGGAGACTGCATACGGTCAGCTTGTTGCCGCAGTCGTTTTATCTGAAGATATTCATCCTGAAACGGTAGTTCTTCCTGAAGGAACAACCTCCGAAGGGTTGGGAGTTAATCAATTGATTCTTGGCAAATGTTCTGATATAGGAGAAAGTACTTGTTACTACGAGATGCGCTGTCAAATCCGAAAGTGGTATTTAGATTGA